The following proteins are co-located in the Longimicrobium terrae genome:
- the glgX gene encoding glycogen debranching protein GlgX, with translation MDIRVLPGRRSPLGATWDGEGVNFALFSETATGVEVCLYDIGDPTHETARVRLREVTAHVWHGYIPGLKPGQLYGFRVDGAYDPSNGLRFNATKLVLDPYAKAVAGKVDWDHPVFAYALGGEEGDLARDDRDSAQGMPKGVVIDDQYDWEGDRPLRTPWHRTVIYEAHVKGLTMRHPDVPEELRGTYAGLAHPSIVKHLQELGVTALELLPVHDFVDDSYLKDKGLTNYWGYNTLNFFAPDARYSGSGDRGGQVNEFRDMVKAMHRAGIEVILDVVYNHTAEGNHLGPTLSFKGIDNEAYYRLMPEKRFYMDYTGTGNSINARHPQVIKLVNDSLRWWVQEMHVDGFRFDLASTLAREEHAVDRLSSFFDVIHQDPVLSEVKLIAEPWDIGEGGYQVGNFPVLWTEWNGKYRDAVRSYWRGEPSTVAELAYRLTGSSDLYGEDGRQAYASINFITAHDGFTLHDLTAYDSKHNEANGEDNRDGHDHNISLNFGVEGPTDDPEIIAQREKQKRNFLAMLLLSQGVPMICGGDEIGRTQSGNNNAYCQDNEISWLDWELDDQRRDLLEFTKQVATLRREHPIFRRRRFFQGHKIRGSELEDVSWLRPDGQEMDDDDWNAPLERAFGMMLGGDAMMEWDDAGERVYDDTFLLLFNGAPEPAEFVLPATPVQARWESVIDTAHSAADQPRDTLDVGQAIELPGRSLRVMRRVAPDGGPAGAHSDAESEAAAA, from the coding sequence GTGGACATCAGGGTTCTGCCCGGGCGGCGCTCGCCGCTGGGCGCGACGTGGGACGGTGAAGGCGTCAACTTCGCCCTGTTCAGTGAAACGGCCACCGGCGTGGAAGTCTGCCTGTACGACATCGGCGACCCCACGCACGAGACGGCCCGTGTGCGCCTGCGCGAAGTAACCGCGCACGTGTGGCACGGATACATTCCGGGCCTGAAGCCCGGCCAGCTGTACGGATTCCGCGTGGACGGCGCGTACGATCCGTCCAACGGCCTGCGCTTCAACGCCACCAAGCTGGTGCTGGATCCGTACGCCAAGGCCGTCGCCGGCAAGGTGGACTGGGACCACCCCGTCTTTGCCTACGCGCTGGGCGGCGAAGAAGGCGACCTGGCCCGCGACGACCGCGACAGCGCCCAGGGCATGCCCAAGGGCGTGGTCATCGACGACCAGTACGACTGGGAAGGCGACCGCCCGCTGCGCACCCCCTGGCACCGCACCGTCATCTACGAAGCCCACGTGAAGGGGCTCACGATGCGGCATCCGGACGTGCCCGAGGAACTGCGCGGCACCTACGCCGGGCTCGCTCATCCATCCATCGTCAAGCACCTGCAGGAGCTGGGCGTGACCGCGCTGGAGCTGCTGCCGGTGCACGACTTCGTGGACGACAGCTACCTGAAGGACAAGGGGCTCACGAACTACTGGGGATACAACACGCTCAACTTCTTTGCCCCGGACGCGCGCTACAGCGGCAGCGGCGACCGCGGCGGGCAGGTGAACGAGTTCCGCGACATGGTAAAGGCCATGCACCGCGCCGGGATCGAGGTCATCCTGGACGTGGTGTACAACCACACCGCCGAGGGAAACCACCTGGGGCCCACCCTGTCGTTCAAGGGAATCGACAACGAAGCGTATTATCGGCTGATGCCGGAAAAGCGCTTCTACATGGACTACACGGGCACGGGCAACTCCATCAACGCCCGCCATCCGCAGGTCATCAAGCTGGTGAACGACTCGCTGCGCTGGTGGGTGCAGGAGATGCACGTGGACGGCTTCCGCTTTGACCTGGCCTCCACGCTGGCGCGCGAGGAGCACGCGGTGGACCGGCTGTCGTCGTTCTTTGACGTCATTCACCAGGACCCGGTGCTCAGCGAGGTCAAGCTGATTGCCGAGCCGTGGGACATTGGCGAGGGCGGCTACCAGGTGGGCAACTTTCCGGTGCTGTGGACGGAATGGAACGGCAAGTACCGCGACGCCGTGCGTTCCTACTGGCGCGGCGAGCCCAGCACCGTGGCGGAACTCGCGTACCGGCTGACCGGGAGCAGCGACCTGTACGGCGAGGACGGGCGGCAGGCGTACGCCAGCATCAACTTCATCACGGCGCACGACGGCTTTACGCTGCACGACCTTACGGCGTACGACAGCAAGCACAACGAGGCCAACGGCGAAGACAACCGCGACGGCCACGACCACAACATCAGCCTGAACTTCGGCGTCGAGGGCCCCACCGACGACCCGGAGATCATTGCCCAGCGCGAAAAGCAGAAGCGCAACTTTCTGGCGATGCTGCTGCTGTCGCAGGGCGTGCCCATGATCTGCGGCGGCGACGAGATCGGGCGCACGCAGAGCGGCAACAACAACGCGTACTGCCAGGACAACGAGATCTCGTGGCTGGACTGGGAGCTGGATGACCAGCGGCGCGACCTGCTGGAGTTTACCAAGCAGGTGGCCACGCTGCGCCGCGAGCACCCCATCTTTCGCCGCCGCCGCTTCTTTCAGGGGCACAAGATCCGCGGCTCGGAGCTGGAAGACGTGTCGTGGCTGCGCCCGGACGGGCAGGAAATGGATGATGACGACTGGAACGCGCCGCTGGAGCGCGCCTTCGGCATGATGCTGGGCGGCGACGCCATGATGGAGTGGGACGATGCCGGCGAGCGCGTGTACGACGACACCTTTCTGCTCCTGTTCAACGGGGCGCCCGAGCCGGCGGAGTTCGTGCTTCCCGCCACGCCGGTGCAGGCGCGCTGGGAGTCGGTGATTGACACCGCGCACTCCGCCGCCGACCAGCCGCGCGACACGCTGGACGTGGGACAGGCGATTGAGCTTCCCGGCCGTTCGCTGCGCGTAATGCGGCGCGTGGCACCGGACGGCGGACCGGCCGGCGCGCACAGCGACGCGGAGTCCGAGGCCGCCGCGGCATAA
- a CDS encoding L,D-transpeptidase family protein, giving the protein MRIWNKSGWMVAAALVMAPVAANAQSAVRDSGLIVSSVEQAIAQPAARIEGFALTVDVSDRALYVMSGERVVRRFPVSVGEDGYPTPQGSFRIRHMIWNPSWTPPASSWARGKKREAPGSPGNPMGRVKMFFQEPDYYIHGSGAISSLGNARSHGCIRMRNEDAVELARLVMVNGGDPRNPQWFQQTVANRTTSRDVVLPRPVQVRIRA; this is encoded by the coding sequence ATGCGGATCTGGAACAAGAGCGGTTGGATGGTTGCGGCGGCGCTGGTGATGGCTCCGGTGGCGGCGAACGCGCAGAGCGCGGTGCGCGACTCGGGGCTGATCGTGTCGTCGGTGGAGCAGGCGATTGCACAGCCCGCGGCGCGCATCGAGGGCTTCGCGCTCACGGTGGACGTCTCGGACCGCGCGCTGTACGTGATGAGCGGCGAGCGCGTGGTGCGGCGCTTTCCCGTGTCCGTGGGTGAAGACGGCTATCCCACGCCGCAGGGATCGTTTCGCATCCGCCACATGATCTGGAATCCCAGCTGGACGCCGCCGGCTTCGAGCTGGGCGCGCGGAAAGAAGCGCGAGGCGCCGGGCTCTCCGGGCAACCCCATGGGCCGGGTGAAGATGTTCTTTCAGGAGCCGGACTACTACATCCACGGCAGCGGCGCCATCAGCTCGCTGGGCAACGCGCGTTCGCACGGGTGCATCCGCATGCGCAACGAGGACGCGGTGGAGCTTGCGCGTCTGGTGATGGTGAACGGCGGTGATCCGCGGAACCCGCAGTGGTTCCAGCAGACGGTGGCCAACCGCACCACCTCGCGCGACGTCGTTCTGCCGCGGCCGGTGCAGGTACGCATCCGCGCCTGA
- a CDS encoding serine hydrolase — protein MRRLGRVDGLLMGGVVLGLGLGLATAAGSRRPAGPPVPEPPGAVERFLTPAPVPIPSASIAKAESLISRNVRGQAFPGAAFAAGNREQVEEVKGFGRIGWSDSAAAVSPDSTRYDLASLTKVVATTAAVMALVEDRKLDLDDPVRDYVPEFSGGAKDRVTIRHLLTHTAGLRAGAADIVSDDPAAVRRYIITRPLIAEPGVDVLYSDLGFAILWAVAEKAAGEPLGRYLKWRVWAPLGMTATEVGVRSPCADCAPTLYLENSDEPYTGGSYDEVARRLGGYGGNAGAFSTVRDLSRFAAMIANEGRLGDIRIFQRRTVRGFVRPQPGAGTRALGWEVYCREGVVPDSKGCENILALGHTGVTGTCLWIDPVSRTWFVLLTNRTYLPKQEIDMQMLRRRVFRALAPAEE, from the coding sequence GTGAGGCGTCTGGGTCGGGTGGACGGGCTGCTGATGGGCGGTGTGGTGCTCGGTCTTGGCCTGGGGCTGGCGACGGCGGCCGGGTCGCGGCGTCCGGCGGGGCCGCCGGTGCCGGAGCCGCCGGGCGCGGTGGAGCGGTTTCTTACCCCCGCGCCGGTGCCGATTCCCTCCGCGTCCATTGCGAAGGCAGAGTCGCTGATTTCGCGCAACGTGCGCGGCCAGGCGTTTCCCGGCGCGGCGTTCGCCGCCGGCAACCGCGAGCAGGTGGAGGAGGTGAAGGGGTTCGGGCGCATCGGCTGGAGCGACAGCGCGGCGGCGGTGAGCCCGGATTCCACCCGGTACGACCTGGCGTCGCTCACCAAGGTGGTGGCCACGACGGCGGCGGTGATGGCGCTGGTGGAAGACCGCAAGCTGGACCTGGACGATCCCGTGCGTGACTACGTGCCGGAGTTCAGCGGCGGGGCCAAGGACCGCGTCACCATCCGCCACCTGCTCACCCACACGGCCGGGCTGCGCGCGGGTGCGGCGGACATCGTGAGCGACGATCCCGCGGCGGTGCGGCGCTACATCATCACCCGCCCGCTGATCGCGGAGCCGGGGGTGGACGTGCTGTACTCGGACCTGGGGTTCGCCATCCTGTGGGCCGTGGCGGAAAAGGCGGCGGGGGAGCCGCTGGGGCGCTACCTGAAGTGGCGCGTGTGGGCACCGCTGGGAATGACGGCCACGGAGGTCGGGGTACGTTCTCCCTGCGCGGACTGCGCGCCCACGCTGTACCTGGAAAACTCCGACGAGCCGTACACCGGCGGATCGTACGACGAGGTGGCGCGCCGGCTGGGCGGATACGGCGGCAACGCGGGCGCCTTCAGCACCGTGCGCGACCTGTCGCGCTTCGCGGCGATGATCGCCAACGAGGGACGTCTGGGCGACATCCGCATCTTTCAGCGGCGCACCGTTCGCGGCTTCGTGCGGCCGCAGCCCGGGGCGGGGACGCGCGCGCTGGGGTGGGAAGTGTACTGCCGGGAGGGTGTGGTTCCCGATTCCAAGGGGTGCGAAAACATTCTCGCGCTGGGCCACACGGGGGTGACGGGAACGTGCCTGTGGATCGATCCCGTCTCGCGCACCTGGTTCGTGCTGCTCACCAACCGCACCTACCTGCCCAAGCAGGAAATCGACATGCAGATGCTTCGCCGCCGCGTGTTTCGCGCACTGGCGCCCGCGGAGGAGTGA
- the map gene encoding type I methionyl aminopeptidase: MSIETETELQGLRRAGHVVALTLRAMREAVREGITTGELDEVAARVMAEHGARPAPKMVYGFPGSTCISVNDEAVHGIPGARRLEKGDVVTLDVTLELDGYFSDAAITVGVAPVAETARRLIVAAEAAFHAGAKAARAGGRLSAVGAAVEAEVERRGFRVLRDLCGHGIGRAIHEEPQVVNHALRGDRTVLTDGLVIALEPVIAASTRRTRETGDGWTISTADGGLSAHFEHTIVITRGRPLLLTAA; this comes from the coding sequence ATGTCGATTGAAACGGAAACGGAACTGCAGGGGCTGCGGCGCGCCGGCCACGTGGTGGCGCTCACCCTTCGCGCCATGCGCGAGGCGGTGCGCGAGGGGATCACCACGGGCGAGCTGGACGAGGTGGCCGCGCGGGTGATGGCCGAACACGGCGCCCGCCCCGCGCCCAAGATGGTGTACGGCTTTCCCGGCAGCACCTGCATCAGCGTCAACGACGAGGCGGTGCACGGCATTCCCGGCGCTCGGCGGCTGGAAAAGGGTGATGTGGTGACGCTGGACGTCACGCTGGAGCTGGACGGCTATTTTTCGGATGCGGCGATCACCGTCGGCGTGGCGCCGGTGGCGGAAACCGCGCGGCGGTTGATCGTGGCGGCGGAGGCGGCGTTCCATGCCGGGGCCAAGGCGGCGCGGGCGGGCGGACGCCTTTCCGCCGTGGGCGCGGCGGTGGAGGCGGAGGTGGAGCGCCGGGGCTTCCGCGTGCTGCGCGATCTGTGCGGCCACGGCATCGGCCGCGCCATCCACGAGGAACCCCAGGTGGTCAACCACGCGCTGCGCGGCGACCGGACCGTGCTGACGGACGGGCTGGTGATCGCGCTGGAGCCGGTGATCGCCGCGTCCACGCGCCGCACGCGCGAGACGGGAGACGGGTGGACCATCAGCACGGCGGATGGCGGCCTGAGCGCCCACTTCGAGCACACCATCGTCATCACCCGCGGCCGGCCGCTGCTGCTGACGGCGGCGTAA
- a CDS encoding DUF2243 domain-containing protein: MEPTVRTARRAALLLGVGMGGFVDGIALHQIAQWHNMLSARVPPHGMEAMRTNMTADGLFHAGVWIVTLAGVFTLWSAGRPGTPLPPLRAGTGWMLMGWGGFNLVEGIIDHHLLNLHHVRDLPVHVPALDWLFLLVGGAGLLLAGWAMARPFAARG; encoded by the coding sequence ATGGAACCGACGGTTCGGACGGCGCGGCGGGCGGCGCTGCTGCTGGGCGTGGGGATGGGCGGCTTTGTGGACGGCATTGCGCTGCACCAGATCGCGCAGTGGCACAACATGCTGTCCGCGCGCGTTCCGCCGCACGGCATGGAGGCAATGCGCACCAACATGACGGCGGACGGCCTGTTCCACGCGGGCGTGTGGATCGTCACGCTCGCCGGCGTATTCACGCTGTGGAGCGCGGGCCGCCCGGGCACGCCGCTTCCCCCGTTGCGGGCGGGAACGGGATGGATGCTGATGGGCTGGGGCGGGTTCAACCTGGTGGAAGGGATCATCGACCACCACCTGCTGAACCTGCACCACGTGCGCGACCTGCCGGTGCACGTTCCCGCGCTGGACTGGCTGTTTCTGCTGGTGGGCGGCGCGGGACTGCTGCTGGCGGGGTGGGCGATGGCCCGGCCGTTTGCCGCCAGGGGATAG
- a CDS encoding alpha/beta fold hydrolase: MPIRFKSRTTAGVPLLLAFPATAEGALPAVLWFHGFGVDSTVHRPELQALAEAGFLAVGVDAAGHGRRRLPDLQERIDQPHEQALRTMIALAEQTAAEIPSLVRALADEGMADPDRVALAGVSMGGYVVYRALLEPVKVRAAVSILGSPEWPEGDSPHRHLDAFRRTALLSITGERDENVPPDAARELHRRLAEQNPPSVHRYVEIPGAPHLMDGAQWATVTDEMPRWLKTHVLPRPACTLNPTEPR; the protein is encoded by the coding sequence GTGCCGATCCGCTTTAAATCCCGCACGACGGCCGGTGTGCCGCTCCTGCTCGCCTTTCCCGCCACGGCGGAAGGGGCGCTGCCCGCGGTGCTCTGGTTCCACGGCTTCGGCGTGGACAGCACGGTGCACCGGCCGGAACTGCAGGCCCTTGCCGAAGCCGGGTTTCTCGCCGTGGGCGTGGACGCCGCGGGGCACGGGCGGCGGCGGCTTCCGGACCTGCAGGAGCGCATCGACCAGCCGCACGAGCAGGCGCTCCGGACCATGATTGCCCTCGCGGAGCAGACCGCGGCGGAGATTCCGTCCCTGGTCCGCGCGCTGGCGGATGAGGGGATGGCGGATCCGGATCGCGTGGCGCTGGCCGGCGTGTCCATGGGCGGATACGTCGTGTACCGCGCGCTGCTGGAGCCGGTGAAGGTGCGCGCCGCGGTTTCCATCCTGGGATCGCCGGAGTGGCCGGAGGGCGACAGCCCGCACCGCCACCTGGATGCGTTCCGCCGCACCGCGCTGCTCTCCATCACCGGTGAGCGCGACGAGAACGTGCCCCCGGACGCAGCGCGCGAGCTGCACCGCCGCCTGGCGGAACAGAATCCGCCATCCGTGCACCGCTATGTGGAGATCCCCGGTGCCCCGCACCTGATGGACGGCGCGCAGTGGGCGACCGTGACGGACGAGATGCCGCGGTGGCTGAAAACGCACGTCCTGCCCCGCCCCGCCTGCACCCTGAATCCGACAGAGCCGCGATGA
- a CDS encoding outer membrane protein assembly factor: MHPTAMLGLLLLAIAGPARAQAPAPPRVEAVRFSGVRALPQSVLRDSIDTRRGECGSVFLAPVCAISGAGRQTVRLDTAAVRLDEVRIAGIYAARGYPDARAVAEVSPSGTDEVTVTFRVTEGEPVRIRTVRVTGGEDILGAAVDPMPLRAGGIYAPADVEAARQRIGRRLTATGRAFGQVEVQAVAVEGRREVDLTLQVTPGPVAVFGATSVSAERPLRDRDIRSRLAFRPGERFSPAKLDQTLERLYALPVVRTAEVIPRASGASGDTAIETLVTAEPGKLGAYQFLGTVSSTTCLGADAMVSRRYAFGAPRTITLGAGGSNLGRSLLGGAGCSTRETGEFTDPNYYVRADLHEPLGADTWLLLRGAVQREVAPGAFIRRGVQARAELRRTLAGGLQVGVAYSPERGDNRPAAPVFCAVAGECTTEALDRRLTLAPLEVNATWSPRRARRIGLELPRADITGAAPVWLYSLRGSLAGADAITGSEYRFATALLDGAITRLVSRRAEVAAHARLGVLVGGGERLPAQARLYGGGPRGVRGVPQNLLGPRVLLLPDSDVLPDGCTLATGGCEGVDIDPDDVRVRAVGGDALAEINLESRLWLSRGVMLAGFVDVGMMHADLPSSPTGALPRTETVVSPGLGVMAGLPFGALRLDAALDTRPTRMLPLVTRNEETGAYINLGGVQYDRTRGGSGFDALRRRITFQISTGIPF, translated from the coding sequence ATGCACCCCACGGCGATGCTGGGACTGCTCCTGTTGGCCATCGCCGGTCCGGCGCGCGCGCAGGCGCCGGCTCCTCCGCGCGTGGAGGCCGTGCGCTTCAGCGGCGTGCGCGCCCTCCCGCAATCCGTGCTGCGCGACAGCATCGACACACGCCGGGGGGAGTGCGGATCCGTCTTTCTGGCACCGGTTTGCGCGATCTCCGGCGCCGGCCGTCAGACAGTGCGGCTGGACACGGCGGCGGTGCGGCTGGATGAGGTCCGCATCGCCGGAATCTACGCTGCGCGCGGCTATCCCGATGCGCGCGCCGTCGCGGAGGTGTCGCCTTCCGGTACGGACGAGGTGACCGTCACCTTCCGCGTCACGGAAGGCGAGCCGGTCCGCATCCGCACGGTTCGCGTCACCGGCGGGGAGGATATCTTGGGCGCGGCGGTGGACCCGATGCCGCTGCGGGCGGGCGGCATCTACGCCCCGGCGGACGTGGAGGCGGCTCGACAGCGGATCGGGCGGCGGCTCACGGCCACCGGCCGCGCGTTCGGGCAGGTGGAGGTGCAGGCGGTGGCGGTAGAGGGAAGGCGCGAAGTGGATCTGACGCTGCAGGTGACGCCGGGGCCCGTCGCCGTCTTCGGCGCGACCTCCGTGTCGGCGGAGCGACCTCTGCGCGACCGCGACATCCGCTCGCGGCTGGCCTTCCGCCCCGGCGAACGCTTCTCCCCCGCCAAGCTGGACCAGACGCTGGAGCGGCTGTACGCGCTCCCCGTCGTGCGGACGGCGGAGGTCATCCCCCGCGCCTCTGGCGCCAGCGGCGACACGGCCATCGAGACGCTGGTGACCGCGGAGCCGGGGAAGCTGGGCGCGTATCAGTTCCTGGGAACGGTGTCGTCCACCACCTGCCTGGGCGCGGACGCCATGGTGAGCCGCCGCTACGCGTTCGGCGCGCCGCGCACCATTACGCTCGGCGCGGGCGGCAGCAATCTTGGGCGCAGCCTGCTGGGCGGCGCCGGGTGCAGCACCCGCGAAACCGGCGAGTTCACCGATCCCAACTACTACGTACGGGCGGACTTGCACGAGCCGCTCGGCGCCGACACCTGGCTGCTCCTGCGCGGCGCGGTGCAGCGCGAGGTGGCACCGGGCGCGTTCATCCGCCGGGGCGTGCAGGCGCGTGCGGAACTGCGGCGTACGCTCGCTGGCGGATTGCAGGTGGGCGTGGCCTACTCGCCGGAGCGCGGCGACAACCGGCCCGCCGCGCCCGTGTTCTGCGCGGTCGCCGGGGAATGCACCACCGAGGCGCTGGACCGCCGGCTGACACTGGCGCCGCTGGAGGTGAACGCGACGTGGAGCCCGCGGCGCGCCCGGCGCATCGGGCTGGAGCTGCCGCGCGCGGACATCACCGGCGCGGCCCCCGTGTGGCTGTACTCCCTGCGCGGCAGCCTGGCCGGCGCGGATGCGATCACCGGCTCGGAGTATCGTTTTGCGACAGCGCTGCTGGATGGCGCGATTACGCGGCTGGTGAGCCGCCGCGCGGAGGTGGCGGCTCACGCGCGGCTCGGCGTTCTTGTGGGCGGCGGCGAGCGGCTTCCCGCGCAGGCGCGACTGTACGGCGGCGGACCGCGCGGAGTGCGCGGGGTGCCGCAGAATCTGCTCGGCCCGCGGGTCCTGCTGCTTCCCGACAGCGACGTGCTTCCCGACGGCTGCACGCTCGCGACCGGGGGCTGCGAGGGCGTGGACATCGACCCGGACGACGTGCGGGTGCGCGCGGTCGGCGGGGACGCGCTGGCGGAAATCAACCTGGAAAGCCGGTTGTGGCTGTCCCGCGGCGTGATGCTCGCCGGGTTCGTGGACGTGGGGATGATGCACGCGGACCTTCCCTCGTCGCCCACCGGGGCCCTGCCGCGCACGGAAACCGTCGTGTCGCCGGGGCTGGGCGTGATGGCGGGGCTGCCGTTCGGGGCGCTGCGGCTGGACGCGGCGCTGGATACCCGCCCTACCCGAATGCTGCCGCTCGTGACGCGAAACGAGGAGACCGGCGCGTACATCAACCTGGGCGGCGTGCAGTACGACCGCACCCGCGGCGGCAGCGGATTCGACGCCCTCCGCCGCCGCATCACCTTTCAGATTTCCACCGGAATCCCATTCTGA
- a CDS encoding glycoside hydrolase family 43 protein, giving the protein MNFLNARRGAGALLTLALVACGDDGGGGNTTIPIVTPVEPKANEYMNPVLDSDFPDPAVMRASDGFFYAYATQTTGIRVQVSRSKDLASWSSVSEAMPTKPSWASESQNFWAPDVIERDGKYVMYFSAQVDASKRARPDDGFCIGMAMATAAGGPFVDSGAPVVCGPNFTVIDPMAFDDPQTGKRLLFWGSAGSPLLVRELSADRRTFAAGSSATPVVSVRNGGPSGYDQGLIEGPWVTFENGFYYMYFSGNSCCGTGARYAVLVARATSATGPYTVLTDGSGVAQPVLQAGGKWLAPGHNGVIKDAAGAEWMLYHAIDSSRPNLIPGNTDISRRPLLLDRIRYVNNWPVVGNATLPTTTPQLRPTALP; this is encoded by the coding sequence ATGAACTTCCTGAACGCACGGCGCGGCGCCGGTGCGCTGCTGACGCTGGCTCTTGTGGCGTGCGGCGACGATGGCGGTGGTGGCAACACCACGATCCCCATCGTTACGCCGGTGGAACCCAAGGCGAACGAGTACATGAACCCGGTTCTGGACAGCGACTTCCCCGATCCGGCGGTCATGCGGGCCAGCGACGGATTCTTTTACGCGTACGCCACGCAGACCACCGGCATCCGCGTGCAGGTGTCCCGTTCCAAGGATCTGGCGAGCTGGTCGTCCGTCAGCGAAGCCATGCCCACCAAGCCGTCATGGGCCAGCGAGTCGCAGAACTTCTGGGCGCCCGACGTCATTGAACGTGACGGGAAGTATGTGATGTATTTCAGCGCGCAGGTGGATGCCTCCAAGCGCGCGCGGCCCGATGACGGCTTCTGCATCGGGATGGCGATGGCGACCGCGGCGGGCGGGCCGTTCGTGGATTCGGGCGCGCCGGTGGTGTGCGGCCCCAACTTCACCGTCATCGACCCCATGGCGTTCGATGACCCGCAGACGGGCAAGCGCCTGCTGTTCTGGGGCTCGGCGGGTTCGCCCCTTCTGGTGCGGGAACTGTCTGCCGACCGCCGCACCTTCGCGGCCGGCAGCAGCGCCACCCCGGTGGTCTCGGTCCGCAACGGCGGCCCCTCGGGGTACGACCAGGGACTGATCGAGGGGCCGTGGGTGACGTTCGAGAACGGCTTCTACTACATGTACTTCTCCGGAAACAGCTGCTGCGGAACGGGCGCCCGCTACGCCGTGCTGGTGGCGCGCGCCACGTCCGCGACCGGTCCGTACACGGTGCTGACGGACGGAAGCGGCGTCGCGCAGCCGGTGCTGCAGGCTGGCGGAAAGTGGCTGGCCCCGGGCCACAACGGCGTGATCAAGGACGCGGCGGGTGCGGAGTGGATGCTGTACCACGCCATCGATTCCAGCCGGCCGAACCTGATTCCCGGAAACACAGACATCTCGCGCCGGCCACTGCTGCTGGACCGCATCCGGTACGTGAACAACTGGCCGGTGGTGGGCAACGCCACGCTCCCCACCACCACGCCGCAGCTTCGCCCCACCGCGCTGCCGTAG
- a CDS encoding class I SAM-dependent methyltransferase: MNRRGWWDGYFDETFVDIYRDFLTPARTQKEIAGLREMAPLPPDAEVLDVACGWGRHSVEMARNGFRVTGMDWSETLLARARRRAVGAGVEVEWVQGDMREILWESRFDLVVSMYSSLGYFLSDEEDLQVLRGAAKALKPDGVFVMETMHRDHIVSAFAERDWWETEGGATVWVEREFDAIEGVSREWTRWSRGKEIGEKYHELRIRSATEWDALLRQAGLIPVDFWGDWELQPFLHTSPDLIVVCRKA, translated from the coding sequence ATGAACCGCCGGGGATGGTGGGACGGCTACTTCGACGAGACGTTCGTCGACATCTACCGCGATTTTCTTACGCCGGCCCGGACGCAGAAGGAGATTGCAGGGCTGCGCGAAATGGCGCCTTTGCCGCCGGACGCCGAGGTGCTGGACGTGGCCTGCGGATGGGGCCGCCACTCGGTGGAGATGGCGCGCAATGGCTTTCGCGTGACGGGAATGGATTGGTCCGAGACACTGCTGGCGCGCGCCCGCCGGCGCGCCGTGGGTGCCGGCGTGGAGGTGGAATGGGTGCAGGGCGACATGCGCGAAATCCTGTGGGAGTCGCGGTTTGACCTGGTGGTTTCCATGTACTCGTCGCTCGGCTACTTCCTGTCGGACGAGGAGGACCTGCAGGTGCTGCGGGGCGCGGCAAAGGCGCTGAAGCCCGACGGTGTTTTCGTGATGGAAACCATGCACCGCGACCACATCGTAAGCGCGTTCGCCGAGCGCGACTGGTGGGAAACGGAAGGCGGCGCAACGGTGTGGGTGGAGCGCGAATTCGACGCCATCGAGGGCGTAAGCCGTGAGTGGACGCGCTGGTCGCGCGGCAAGGAAATCGGCGAGAAGTACCACGAACTCCGCATCCGCAGCGCCACTGAGTGGGACGCGCTGCTGCGCCAGGCCGGCCTGATTCCCGTGGACTTCTGGGGTGACTGGGAACTGCAGCCCTTTCTGCACACCAGCCCCGACCTGATCGTCGTCTGCCGCAAGGCCTGA
- a CDS encoding HAD family hydrolase produces the protein MKPPKAILFDAGNTLVWLDHPYLVTLLAEHGVHTTVEALMTAEAEAKLVLGEMMRAGQAANDGSAAETLFREMFRRVGAADEQFPALSAALWARHAESHLWKNVREHTAETLEELRRRGYRLGVISNADGRVDGLLQSVGLAAPFEFIMDSRQVGLEKPDPRIFRLGAEKMGLDPSEVAYVGDIYEIDVQGSRAAGMRPILIDPLWRWNAADCERIRGIHDLLALMPEAA, from the coding sequence ATGAAGCCGCCCAAAGCCATTCTGTTCGACGCCGGCAACACGCTCGTGTGGCTGGATCATCCATACCTCGTCACCCTGCTGGCGGAGCACGGAGTCCACACCACCGTGGAGGCGCTGATGACTGCCGAAGCGGAGGCCAAGCTGGTGCTGGGCGAGATGATGCGGGCCGGGCAGGCGGCCAACGACGGGTCCGCAGCCGAGACGCTGTTCCGCGAAATGTTCCGCCGCGTGGGTGCCGCGGACGAGCAGTTTCCGGCGCTCTCCGCCGCGCTCTGGGCACGCCACGCCGAGTCGCACCTGTGGAAAAACGTGCGCGAGCACACGGCCGAAACGCTGGAGGAACTGCGCCGCCGCGGCTACCGGCTGGGCGTCATCAGCAACGCGGACGGGCGGGTGGACGGGCTGCTGCAGAGTGTGGGGCTGGCGGCGCCTTTTGAATTCATCATGGATTCGCGGCAGGTGGGGCTGGAGAAGCCCGATCCGCGCATTTTCCGCCTGGGCGCGGAAAAGATGGGGCTCGATCCCTCCGAGGTGGCGTACGTGGGAGACATCTACGAAATCGACGTGCAGGGCTCGCGGGCGGCCGGGATGCGACCCATCCTCATCGACCCGCTCTGGCGCTGGAACGCGGCGGATTGCGAACGCATCCGCGGCATCCACGATCTGCTGGCGCTCATGCCGGAGGCCGCATGA